A genomic segment from Pseudomonas sp. S09G 359 encodes:
- the rpoC gene encoding DNA-directed RNA polymerase subunit beta' — MKDLLNLLKNQGQVEEFDAIRIGLASPEMIRSWSFGEVKKPETINYRTFKPERDGLFCAKIFGPVKDYECLCGKYKRLKHRGVICEKCGVEVALAKVRRERMAHIELASPVAHIWFLKSLPSRIGLLMDMTLRDIERVLYFESYVVIDPGMTTLEKGQLLNDEQYFEALEEFGDDFDARMGAEAVRELLHAIDLEHEIGRLREEIPQTNSETKIKKLSKRLKLMEAFQGSGNLPEWMVLTVLPVLPPDLRPLVPLDGGRFATSDLNDLYRRVINRNNRLKRLLDLSAPDIIVRNEKRMLQEAVDALLDNGRRGRAITGSNKRPLKSLADMIKGKQGRFRQNLLGKRVDYSGRSVITVGPTLRLHQCGLPKKMALELFKPFIFGKLEMRGLATTIKAAKKMVERELPEVWDVLAEVIREHPVLLNRAPTLHRLGIQAFEPVLIEGKAIQLHPLVCAAYNADFDGDQMAVHVPLTLEAQLEARALMMSTNNILSPANGEPIIVPSQDVVLGLYYMTREAINAKGEGRVFADLQEVDRVFRAGEAALHAKVKVRINETVNDRDGGSVSGTRIVDTTVGRALLYQVVPKGLSYDVVNLPMKKKAISKLINQCYRVVGLKETVIFADQLMYTGFAYSTISGVSIGVNDFVIPDEKARIISAATDEVKEIESQYASGLVTQGEKYNKVIDLWSKANDEVSKAMMANLSKEKVIDRHGDEVDQESFNSMYMMADSGARGSAAQIRQLAGMRGLMAKPDGSIIETPITANFREGLSVLQYFISTHGARKGLADTALKTANSGYLTRRLVDVAQDLVVTEIDCGTEHGLLMTPHIEGGDVVEPLGERVLGRVIARDVFKPGTEEVIVPAGTLVDEKWVEFIELNSIDEVIVRSPISCETRYGICAKCYGRDLARGHQVNIGEAVGVIAAQSIGEPGTQLTMRTFHIGGAASRTSAADSVQVKNGGTVRLHNLKHVERVDGHLVAVSRSGELAIADDFGRERERYKLPYGAVISVKEGDKVDAGAIVAKWDPHTHPIVTEMKGTVTYVGMEEGITIKRQTDELTGMTNIEVLDAKDRPAAGKDIRPAVKMVDDNGKDLLLPGTDVIAQYFLPANALVGVADGAKIAIGDVIARIPQETSKTRDITGGLPRVADLFEARRPKEASILAEVSGTIAFGKETKGKRRLVITPNDGTDPYEELIPKWRHLNVFEGEQVNRGEVISDGPSDPHDILRLLGVSALAKYIVNEIQDVYRLQGVKINDKHIETILRQMLRKVEIAESGDSSFIKGDQMELTHVLVENERLTNDEKFVSKFTRVLLGITKASLSTESFISAASFQETTRVLTEAAVTGKRDYLRGLKENVVVGRLIPAGTGLAYHSERKRRRDADKPLRVSASEVEAALTEALNSSGN, encoded by the coding sequence TTGAAAGACCTACTGAATTTGCTGAAAAACCAGGGTCAAGTCGAAGAGTTCGACGCCATCCGTATTGGGTTGGCATCGCCTGAGATGATCCGTTCGTGGTCGTTCGGTGAAGTTAAAAAGCCGGAAACCATCAACTACCGTACGTTCAAACCTGAGCGTGACGGCCTGTTCTGCGCCAAGATCTTTGGCCCGGTAAAGGATTACGAGTGCCTGTGCGGTAAGTACAAGCGCTTGAAGCACCGTGGTGTGATCTGCGAGAAGTGCGGCGTTGAAGTTGCACTGGCCAAGGTTCGTCGTGAGCGCATGGCGCACATCGAACTGGCTTCGCCGGTTGCCCACATCTGGTTCCTGAAATCGCTGCCGTCCCGTATCGGCTTGCTGATGGACATGACCCTGCGTGATATCGAACGCGTTCTCTACTTCGAGAGCTATGTCGTTATCGATCCAGGCATGACCACCCTTGAAAAAGGTCAGCTGCTGAACGACGAGCAGTACTTCGAAGCGCTGGAAGAGTTCGGCGACGATTTCGATGCCCGCATGGGTGCCGAAGCTGTCCGCGAACTGCTGCACGCTATCGACCTGGAGCACGAGATTGGCCGTCTGCGTGAAGAAATTCCGCAAACCAACTCCGAAACCAAGATCAAGAAACTGTCCAAGCGTCTGAAGTTGATGGAAGCCTTCCAGGGTTCCGGCAACTTGCCAGAGTGGATGGTGCTGACCGTTCTGCCGGTTCTGCCGCCAGACCTGCGTCCGCTGGTACCGTTGGACGGTGGTCGTTTCGCGACGTCCGACCTCAACGACCTGTACCGCCGCGTGATCAACCGTAACAACCGCTTGAAGCGCCTGCTTGATCTGTCCGCTCCGGACATCATCGTGCGCAACGAAAAGCGTATGTTGCAAGAAGCTGTCGATGCCTTGCTCGACAACGGTCGTCGTGGCCGCGCTATCACCGGTTCGAACAAGCGTCCTCTGAAATCCCTGGCTGACATGATCAAGGGTAAGCAAGGTCGTTTCCGTCAGAACTTGCTCGGTAAGCGTGTTGACTACTCCGGTCGTTCGGTAATTACCGTAGGCCCGACCCTGCGTCTGCACCAGTGCGGTCTGCCTAAGAAGATGGCTCTCGAGCTGTTCAAGCCGTTCATCTTCGGCAAGCTGGAAATGCGCGGTCTCGCGACCACCATCAAAGCGGCCAAGAAAATGGTCGAGCGCGAACTGCCAGAGGTTTGGGACGTTCTCGCTGAAGTGATTCGCGAACACCCGGTTCTCCTCAACCGTGCACCGACCCTTCACCGTCTGGGTATCCAGGCGTTTGAACCGGTACTGATCGAAGGTAAGGCTATCCAGCTGCACCCTCTGGTCTGTGCTGCGTACAACGCCGACTTCGACGGCGACCAAATGGCCGTGCACGTACCGCTGACACTGGAAGCCCAGTTGGAAGCGCGTGCGTTGATGATGTCGACCAACAACATTCTGTCGCCAGCCAACGGTGAGCCAATCATCGTTCCGTCGCAGGACGTTGTATTGGGTCTGTACTACATGACCCGTGAAGCGATCAACGCCAAAGGCGAAGGTCGTGTGTTCGCTGACCTGCAAGAAGTTGACCGTGTGTTCCGTGCCGGCGAAGCCGCACTGCACGCCAAGGTCAAAGTGCGGATCAACGAAACCGTCAACGACCGTGACGGCGGCAGCGTGAGCGGCACCCGTATCGTCGACACCACTGTCGGCCGTGCGCTGCTGTATCAAGTTGTGCCAAAAGGTCTGTCGTACGACGTCGTCAACTTGCCGATGAAGAAAAAGGCGATCTCCAAGCTGATCAACCAGTGCTACCGCGTGGTTGGTTTGAAAGAGACCGTGATCTTCGCTGACCAGTTGATGTACACCGGTTTTGCTTATTCGACCATCTCCGGCGTTTCCATCGGTGTTAACGACTTCGTTATCCCGGATGAAAAAGCCCGCATCATCAGTGCTGCCACTGACGAAGTGAAAGAGATCGAGAGCCAGTACGCCTCGGGCCTGGTAACACAGGGCGAGAAGTACAACAAAGTGATCGACCTTTGGTCCAAGGCCAACGACGAAGTTTCCAAGGCAATGATGGCCAACCTCTCGAAAGAGAAAGTCATCGACCGCCACGGCGACGAAGTTGACCAGGAGTCCTTCAACTCGATGTACATGATGGCCGACTCGGGCGCACGGGGTTCTGCTGCGCAGATCCGTCAGCTCGCCGGTATGCGTGGCCTGATGGCCAAGCCGGACGGTTCCATCATCGAAACGCCGATTACTGCGAACTTCCGTGAAGGTTTGAGCGTACTTCAGTACTTCATCTCCACTCACGGTGCTCGTAAGGGTCTTGCGGATACCGCGTTGAAAACCGCTAACTCCGGTTACCTGACTCGTCGTCTGGTAGACGTTGCACAAGATCTGGTTGTAACCGAGATCGATTGCGGCACCGAGCACGGCCTGCTGATGACTCCGCACATTGAAGGCGGTGACGTTGTAGAGCCGCTGGGTGAGCGCGTATTGGGTCGTGTTATTGCCCGTGACGTATTCAAGCCAGGTACCGAGGAAGTTATCGTTCCTGCCGGCACCCTGGTAGACGAGAAGTGGGTCGAGTTCATCGAACTCAACAGCATCGACGAAGTGATTGTTCGCTCGCCGATCAGCTGCGAAACCCGCTACGGCATTTGCGCCAAGTGCTACGGCCGTGACTTGGCTCGTGGTCACCAGGTGAACATCGGTGAAGCGGTCGGCGTTATCGCTGCCCAGTCCATCGGTGAGCCGGGTACCCAGCTGACCATGCGTACGTTCCACATCGGTGGTGCGGCAAGCCGGACCTCCGCAGCTGACAGCGTTCAGGTGAAGAATGGCGGTACCGTCCGTCTGCACAACCTGAAGCACGTTGAGCGAGTGGATGGCCACCTGGTTGCTGTGTCCCGTTCCGGTGAGCTGGCTATCGCTGATGACTTCGGTCGTGAGCGCGAGCGTTACAAGCTGCCGTACGGTGCCGTGATTTCGGTTAAAGAAGGTGACAAGGTCGACGCTGGCGCAATCGTGGCCAAGTGGGATCCGCACACTCACCCAATCGTTACCGAAATGAAAGGTACCGTGACCTACGTGGGCATGGAAGAAGGCATCACGATCAAGCGTCAGACTGACGAATTGACCGGTATGACCAACATTGAAGTACTCGACGCTAAAGATCGTCCAGCTGCCGGTAAAGACATCCGTCCTGCCGTTAAGATGGTCGATGACAACGGCAAGGATCTGTTGCTGCCAGGCACTGACGTAATCGCTCAGTACTTCCTGCCAGCCAACGCCCTGGTCGGTGTAGCGGATGGTGCGAAGATCGCGATCGGTGATGTTATCGCGCGTATCCCGCAAGAAACTTCGAAGACCCGTGACATCACCGGTGGTCTGCCGCGTGTTGCCGACTTGTTCGAAGCTCGTCGTCCGAAAGAAGCGTCGATTCTGGCTGAAGTCAGCGGCACCATCGCATTCGGTAAAGAGACCAAGGGCAAGCGCCGTCTGGTCATTACCCCGAACGACGGTACCGACCCGTACGAAGAGCTGATTCCGAAGTGGCGTCACCTGAACGTCTTCGAAGGCGAACAGGTAAACCGCGGCGAAGTTATCTCCGACGGCCCAAGCGATCCACACGACATCCTGCGTCTGCTGGGTGTGAGTGCGCTGGCCAAGTACATCGTTAACGAGATCCAGGACGTTTACCGCCTGCAAGGCGTGAAGATCAACGATAAGCACATCGAGACCATCCTGCGTCAGATGCTGCGTAAAGTTGAAATCGCTGAATCCGGCGATTCCAGTTTCATCAAGGGCGACCAGATGGAACTGACTCACGTACTGGTAGAAAACGAGCGCCTGACGAACGACGAGA
- the rplL gene encoding 50S ribosomal protein L7/L12, with translation MSISQDDILNAVAEMSVLQVVELIKAFEEKFGVSAAAASAGPAAVAAVAEEQTEFNVMLLEAGEKKVNVIKAVRELTGLGLKEAKAVVDGAPAMVLEAVAKDAADKAKAALEEAGAKVELK, from the coding sequence ATGTCTATCTCCCAAGACGATATCCTCAACGCCGTAGCTGAAATGTCGGTTCTGCAGGTTGTTGAGCTGATCAAAGCTTTCGAAGAAAAATTCGGCGTTTCCGCTGCCGCTGCTTCCGCTGGCCCAGCCGCTGTTGCTGCTGTTGCTGAAGAGCAAACCGAATTCAACGTCATGCTGCTGGAAGCTGGCGAGAAGAAAGTAAACGTGATCAAGGCAGTACGTGAACTGACCGGTCTGGGCCTGAAAGAAGCCAAGGCTGTAGTTGACGGCGCTCCTGCCATGGTTCTGGAAGCTGTTGCCAAAGACGCAGCTGACAAAGCCAAAGCAGCACTGGAAGAAGCAGGCGCTAAAGTCGAGCTGAAGTAA
- the rplJ gene encoding 50S ribosomal protein L10, with the protein MAINLEDKKAIVAEVNEAAKAALSAVVADARGVTVGAMTGLRKEAREAGVYVRVVRNTLLKRAVADTEYSVLNDVFTGPTLIAFSKEHPGAAARLFKEFAKSQDKFEIKAAAFEGKFLAANQIDVLATLPTRNEAISQLMSVIQGATSKLARTLAAVREQKEAAAA; encoded by the coding sequence GTGGCAATTAATCTCGAAGACAAGAAGGCCATCGTCGCTGAAGTCAACGAGGCTGCCAAAGCTGCTCTGTCCGCTGTCGTGGCTGATGCCCGTGGTGTGACAGTAGGCGCTATGACCGGACTCCGTAAAGAGGCTCGTGAAGCTGGCGTATACGTACGTGTTGTACGTAACACCCTGCTCAAGCGCGCTGTTGCTGACACTGAATACAGTGTCCTCAACGACGTGTTCACCGGCCCGACTCTGATCGCGTTCTCCAAAGAACATCCAGGCGCTGCTGCCCGTTTGTTCAAGGAATTCGCCAAGAGTCAGGATAAGTTCGAGATCAAGGCAGCTGCGTTCGAGGGCAAGTTCCTCGCAGCTAACCAAATCGACGTACTGGCAACACTGCCGACCCGTAACGAAGCTATTTCGCAGCTGATGAGCGTGATTCAAGGCGCTACCAGCAAGCTGGCTCGTACTCTGGCTGCAGTTCGCGAGCAAAAAGAAGCTGCCGCAGCCTAA
- the rpoB gene encoding DNA-directed RNA polymerase subunit beta: MAYSYTEKKRIRKDFSKLPDVMDVPYLLAIQLDSYREFLQAGATKDQFRDVGLHAAFKSVFPIISYSGNAALEYVGYRLGEPAFDVKECVLRGVTYAVPLRVKVRLIIFDKESSNKAIKDIKEQEVYMGEIPLMTENGTFVINGTERVIVSQLHRSPGVFFDHDRGKTHSSGKLLYSARIIPYRGSWLDFEFDPKDCVFVRIDRRRKLPASVLLRALGYTTEQVLDAFYTTNVFSLKDETLSLELIASRLRGEIAVLDIQDENGKVIVEAGRRITARHINQIEKAGIKSLEVPLDYVLGRTTAKVIVHPATGEILAECNTELNTEILAKIAKAQVVRIETLYTNDIDCGPFVSDTLKIDSTSNQLEALVEIYRMMRPGEPPTKDAAETLFNNLFFSPERYDLSAVGRMKFNRRIGRTEIEGSGVLCKEDIVAVLKTLVDIRNGKGIVDDIDHLGNRRVRCVGEMAENQFRVGLVRVERAVKERLSMAESEGLMPQDLINAKPVAAAVKEFFGSSQLSQFMDQNNPLSEITHKRRVSALGPGGLTRERAGFEVRDVHPTHYGRVCPIETPEGPNIGLINSLAAYARTNQYGFLESPYRVVKDALVTDEIVFLSAIEEADHVIAQASATMNDKKVLIDELVAVRHLNEFTVKAPEDVTLMDVSPKQVVSVAASLIPFLEHDDANRALMGSNMQRQAVPTLRADKPLVGTGMERNVARDSGVCVVARRGGVIDSVDASRIVVRVADDEVETGEAGVDIYNLTKYTRSNQNTCINQRPLVSKGDRVQRSDIMADGPSTDMGELALGQNMRIAFMAWNGFNFEDSICLSERVVQEDRFTTIHIQELTCVARDTKLGPEEITADIPNVGEAALNKLDEAGIVYVGAEVGAGDILVGKVTPKGETQLTPEEKLLRAIFGEKASDVKDTSLRVPTGTKGTVIDVQVFTRDGVERDARALSIEKTQLDEIRKDLNEEFRIVEGATFERLRSALVGHKAEGGAGLKKGQDITDEILDGLEHGQWFKLRMAEDALNEQLEKAQAYIVDRRRLLDDKFEDKKRKLQQGDDLAPGVLKIVKVYLAIRRRIQPGDKMAGRHGNKGVVSVIMPVEDMPHDANGTPVDVVLNPLGVPSRMNVGQILETHLGLAAKGLGEKINRMIEEQRKVADLRKFLHEIYNEIGGRNEELDTFSDQEILDLAKNLRGGVPMATPVFDGAKESEIKAMLKLADLPESGQMQLFDGRTGNKFERPVTVGYMYMLKLNHLVDDKMHARSTGSYSLVTQQPLGGKAQFGGQRFGEMEVWALEAYGAAYTLQEMLTVKSDDVNGRTKMYKNIVDGDHRMEPGMPESFNVLIKEIRSLGIDIDLETE, translated from the coding sequence ATGGCTTACTCATATACTGAGAAAAAACGTATCCGCAAGGACTTTAGCAAGTTGCCGGACGTCATGGATGTCCCGTACCTTCTGGCTATCCAGCTGGATTCGTATCGTGAATTCTTGCAGGCGGGAGCGACCAAAGATCAGTTCCGCGACGTGGGCCTGCATGCGGCCTTCAAATCCGTTTTCCCGATCATCAGCTACTCCGGCAATGCTGCGCTGGAGTACGTCGGTTATCGCCTGGGCGAACCGGCATTTGATGTCAAAGAATGCGTGTTGCGCGGTGTTACGTACGCCGTACCTTTGCGGGTAAAAGTCCGTCTGATCATTTTCGACAAAGAATCGTCGAACAAAGCGATCAAGGACATCAAAGAGCAAGAAGTCTACATGGGCGAAATCCCACTGATGACTGAAAACGGTACCTTCGTTATCAATGGTACCGAGCGTGTTATCGTTTCCCAGCTGCACCGTTCCCCGGGCGTGTTCTTCGACCACGACCGCGGCAAGACGCACAGCTCCGGCAAGCTCCTGTACTCCGCGCGGATCATTCCGTACCGCGGTTCGTGGTTGGACTTCGAGTTCGACCCGAAAGACTGCGTGTTCGTGCGTATCGACCGTCGTCGCAAGCTGCCGGCCTCGGTACTGCTGCGCGCGCTCGGCTACACCACTGAGCAAGTACTGGACGCTTTCTACACCACTAACGTGTTCAGCCTGAAGGATGAAACCCTCAGCCTGGAACTGATCGCATCGCGTCTGCGTGGTGAAATTGCCGTTCTGGACATCCAGGATGAAAACGGCAAGGTCATTGTTGAGGCTGGTCGTCGTATTACTGCGCGCCACATCAACCAGATCGAAAAAGCCGGTATCAAGTCGCTGGAAGTGCCTCTGGACTACGTCCTGGGTCGCACAACCGCCAAGGTCATCGTTCACCCGGCTACAGGCGAAATCCTGGCTGAGTGCAACACCGAGCTGAACACCGAGATCCTGGCCAAAATCGCCAAGGCTCAGGTTGTTCGCATCGAGACCCTGTACACCAACGATATCGACTGTGGTCCGTTCGTCTCCGACACGCTGAAGATCGACTCCACCAGCAACCAATTGGAAGCGCTGGTCGAGATCTATCGCATGATGCGTCCTGGCGAGCCGCCAACCAAAGACGCTGCCGAAACCCTGTTCAACAACCTGTTCTTCAGCCCTGAGCGTTATGACCTGTCTGCGGTCGGCCGGATGAAGTTCAACCGTCGTATCGGTCGTACCGAGATCGAAGGTTCGGGCGTGCTGTGCAAGGAAGACATCGTCGCGGTACTGAAGACCCTGGTCGACATCCGTAACGGTAAAGGCATCGTCGATGACATCGACCACCTGGGTAACCGTCGTGTTCGCTGCGTAGGCGAAATGGCCGAGAACCAGTTCCGCGTTGGCCTGGTACGTGTTGAGCGTGCGGTCAAAGAGCGTCTGTCGATGGCTGAAAGCGAAGGCCTGATGCCGCAAGACCTGATCAACGCCAAGCCAGTGGCTGCGGCGGTGAAAGAGTTCTTCGGTTCCAGCCAGCTCTCGCAGTTCATGGACCAGAACAACCCGCTCTCCGAGATTACCCACAAGCGCCGTGTTTCCGCACTGGGCCCGGGCGGTCTGACCCGTGAGCGTGCAGGCTTCGAAGTTCGTGACGTACACCCGACGCACTACGGGCGTGTTTGCCCGATCGAAACGCCGGAAGGTCCGAACATCGGTCTGATCAACTCCCTGGCTGCCTATGCGCGCACCAACCAGTACGGCTTCCTCGAGAGCCCGTACCGTGTGGTGAAAGACGCTCTGGTCACCGACGAGATCGTATTCCTGTCCGCCATCGAAGAAGCCGATCACGTGATCGCTCAGGCTTCGGCCACGATGAACGACAAGAAAGTCCTGATCGACGAGCTGGTAGCTGTTCGTCACTTGAACGAGTTCACTGTCAAGGCGCCGGAAGACGTCACCTTGATGGACGTTTCGCCGAAGCAAGTAGTTTCGGTTGCAGCGTCGCTGATCCCGTTCCTGGAGCACGATGACGCCAACCGTGCGTTGATGGGTTCCAACATGCAGCGTCAAGCTGTACCGACCCTGCGTGCTGACAAGCCGCTGGTAGGTACCGGCATGGAGCGTAACGTAGCCCGTGACTCCGGCGTTTGCGTCGTGGCTCGTCGTGGCGGCGTGATCGACTCTGTTGATGCCAGCCGTATCGTGGTTCGTGTTGCCGATGACGAAGTTGAAACTGGCGAAGCCGGTGTCGACATCTACAACCTGACCAAATACACCCGCTCGAACCAGAACACCTGCATCAACCAGCGTCCGCTGGTGAGCAAGGGTGATCGCGTTCAGCGTAGCGACATCATGGCCGACGGCCCGTCCACCGATATGGGTGAGCTGGCACTGGGTCAGAACATGCGCATCGCGTTCATGGCATGGAACGGCTTCAACTTCGAAGACTCCATCTGCCTGTCCGAGCGTGTTGTTCAGGAAGACCGTTTCACCACGATCCACATTCAGGAACTGACCTGTGTGGCACGTGACACCAAGCTTGGGCCAGAGGAAATCACTGCAGACATCCCGAACGTGGGTGAAGCTGCACTGAACAAACTGGACGAAGCCGGTATCGTTTACGTAGGTGCTGAAGTTGGCGCAGGCGACATTCTGGTTGGTAAGGTCACTCCGAAAGGCGAGACCCAACTGACTCCGGAAGAGAAGCTGTTGCGTGCGATCTTCGGTGAAAAAGCCAGCGACGTTAAAGACACCTCCCTGCGTGTACCTACCGGTACCAAAGGTACTGTCATCGACGTACAGGTCTTCACCCGTGACGGCGTTGAGCGTGATGCTCGTGCACTGTCCATCGAGAAGACCCAGCTCGACGAGATCCGCAAGGACCTGAACGAAGAGTTCCGTATCGTTGAGGGCGCGACCTTCGAACGTCTGCGTTCCGCTCTGGTAGGCCACAAGGCTGAAGGCGGCGCAGGTCTGAAGAAAGGTCAGGACATCACCGACGAAATCCTCGACGGTCTTGAGCATGGCCAGTGGTTCAAACTGCGCATGGCTGAAGATGCTCTGAACGAGCAGCTCGAGAAGGCTCAGGCCTACATCGTTGATCGCCGCCGTCTGCTGGACGACAAGTTCGAAGACAAGAAGCGCAAACTGCAGCAGGGCGATGACCTGGCTCCAGGCGTGTTGAAAATCGTCAAGGTTTACCTGGCAATCCGTCGCCGCATCCAGCCGGGCGACAAGATGGCCGGTCGTCACGGTAACAAGGGTGTGGTCTCCGTGATCATGCCGGTTGAAGACATGCCGCACGATGCCAATGGCACCCCGGTCGACGTCGTCCTCAACCCGTTGGGCGTACCTTCGCGTATGAACGTTGGTCAGATCCTCGAAACCCACCTGGGCCTCGCGGCTAAAGGTCTGGGCGAGAAGATCAACCGTATGATCGAAGAGCAACGCAAGGTCGCAGACCTGCGTAAGTTCCTGCACGAGATCTACAACGAGATCGGCGGTCGCAACGAAGAACTGGACACCTTCTCCGACCAGGAAATCCTGGATCTGGCGAAGAACCTGCGCGGCGGCGTTCCAATGGCTACCCCGGTGTTCGACGGTGCCAAGGAAAGCGAAATCAAGGCCATGCTGAAACTGGCAGACCTGCCAGAAAGCGGCCAGATGCAGCTGTTCGACGGCCGTACCGGCAACAAGTTCGAGCGCCCGGTTACTGTTGGCTACATGTACATGCTGAAGCTGAACCACTTGGTAGACGACAAGATGCACGCTCGTTCTACCGGTTCGTACAGCCTGGTTACCCAGCAGCCGCTGGGTGGTAAGGCTCAGTTCGGTGGTCAGCGTTTCGGGGAGATGGAGGTCTGGGCACTGGAAGCATACGGTGCTGCTTACACTCTGCAAGAAATGCTCACAGTGAAGTCGGACGATGTGAACGGTCGTACCAAGATGTACAAAAACATCGTGGACGGCGATCACCGTATGGAGCCGGGCATGCCCGAGTCCTTCAACGTGTTGATCAAAGAAATTCGTTCCCTCGGCATCGATATCGATCTGGAAACCGAATAA
- the rplK gene encoding 50S ribosomal protein L11 yields the protein MAKKITAYIKLQVKAAQANPSPPVGPALGQHGVNIMEFCKAFNARTQGLEPGLPTPVIITVYSDRSFTFETKSTPASVLLKKAAGLTSGSARPNTVKVGTVTRAQLEEIAKTKNADLTAADMDAAVRTIAGSARSMGLNVEGV from the coding sequence ATGGCCAAGAAGATTACCGCTTACATCAAGCTGCAAGTGAAGGCCGCTCAGGCCAACCCTAGCCCACCCGTCGGTCCAGCTCTGGGTCAGCACGGCGTGAACATCATGGAATTCTGCAAGGCCTTCAACGCCCGTACTCAGGGTCTTGAGCCAGGTCTGCCGACTCCAGTGATCATCACTGTATACAGCGACCGTAGCTTCACCTTCGAAACCAAGTCGACCCCGGCTTCGGTTCTGTTGAAGAAAGCTGCTGGTCTGACTAGCGGTTCCGCTCGTCCTAACACCGTTAAGGTTGGCACCGTAACTCGTGCTCAGCTGGAAGAAATCGCGAAAACCAAAAACGCGGATCTGACTGCAGCTGATATGGATGCAGCCGTGCGTACCATCGCCGGTTCTGCTCGTAGCATGGGCCTTAACGTGGAGGGTGTGTAA
- the rplA gene encoding 50S ribosomal protein L1, which produces MAKLTKRQKAIAGKIEAGKAYNFVDAAALLTELSTVKFSESVDVAVNLGVDPRKSDQVVRSATVLPHGTGKTVRVAVFTQGPAAEAALAAGADRVGMDDLAAEMKGGDLNYDVVIASPDAMRVVGQLGQILGPRGLMPNPKVGTVTPDVATAVKNAKAGQVRYRTDKNGIIHTSVGKVGFDAVKLKENVEALIADLKRIKPASSKGIYVKRVTLSTTMGPGLVIDQGSLDV; this is translated from the coding sequence ATGGCTAAGCTGACCAAGCGCCAAAAGGCTATCGCCGGCAAAATCGAAGCAGGCAAGGCCTACAACTTTGTAGACGCTGCTGCCCTGCTGACCGAGCTGTCGACTGTCAAGTTCAGCGAGTCCGTTGACGTTGCTGTAAACCTCGGTGTTGACCCACGTAAATCCGACCAGGTCGTTCGTAGCGCTACTGTGCTGCCACACGGTACTGGCAAGACTGTACGTGTTGCTGTCTTCACCCAAGGTCCGGCAGCTGAAGCCGCTCTGGCCGCTGGCGCTGATCGCGTTGGCATGGACGACCTGGCTGCCGAAATGAAAGGCGGCGACCTGAACTATGACGTAGTTATTGCTTCCCCGGATGCAATGCGCGTTGTAGGTCAGTTGGGTCAGATCCTGGGTCCACGTGGCCTGATGCCTAACCCTAAAGTCGGCACCGTAACTCCAGACGTAGCTACCGCGGTTAAAAACGCCAAGGCTGGTCAGGTTCGTTATCGCACCGACAAAAACGGCATCATTCACACCTCCGTTGGCAAAGTCGGCTTCGATGCCGTCAAGCTGAAGGAAAACGTTGAAGCCCTGATCGCTGATCTGAAGCGTATCAAGCCAGCTTCCTCGAAAGGTATCTACGTCAAGCGCGTTACCCTGAGCACCACTATGGGCCCAGGTCTGGTCATCGACCAAGGCTCGCTGGACGTATAA
- the nusG gene encoding transcription termination/antitermination protein NusG, whose protein sequence is MAKRWYVVHAYSGYEKHVMRSLLERVKLAGMEDGFGEILVPTEEVVEMRNGQKRKSERKFFPGYVLVQMDMNEGTWHLVKDTPRVMGFIGGTADKPAPITDKEAEAILRRVADGSDKPKPKTLFEPGEVVRVTDGPFADFNGTVEEVNYEKSRIQVAVLIFGRSTPVELEFSQVEKV, encoded by the coding sequence GTGGCTAAGCGTTGGTACGTTGTGCATGCTTACTCGGGTTACGAGAAGCATGTTATGCGCTCTTTGCTGGAGCGCGTAAAGCTGGCAGGCATGGAAGATGGCTTCGGCGAAATTCTGGTTCCCACTGAAGAAGTGGTTGAAATGCGGAATGGTCAGAAGCGCAAGAGTGAACGCAAGTTCTTCCCTGGCTACGTGCTGGTACAGATGGACATGAACGAAGGTACTTGGCACTTGGTCAAGGACACTCCTCGTGTTATGGGTTTCATCGGCGGTACCGCTGATAAGCCTGCTCCGATCACTGACAAAGAGGCAGAAGCGATTCTGCGTCGTGTTGCTGACGGTAGCGACAAGCCTAAGCCGAAGACGTTGTTCGAGCCGGGTGAGGTTGTTCGTGTCACAGATGGTCCGTTTGCTGATTTCAACGGCACCGTCGAAGAAGTTAACTACGAAAAGAGCCGGATCCAAGTGGCAGTGCTCATTTTCGGTCGCTCTACTCCGGTAGAGTTGGAGTTCAGCCAGGTCGAGAAGGTCTAG